The window AAACGCTTCGTGAACTTATCTCTGTCCTTCGCGTCAAGTGTAGCAATGATATTTTTCTTTAAACCGTTGATTTTTTCTTTCAGCTCCGTAGCTTTATGTCCGCGGCCATCCTGCTTGTCACCGCACATAATCCGTGTCGGCTCATCGTAGTTGTCCTTCGCTTTCATTTCGCCCAATGGAACCATTTTCGCACCTGCTTCCATCTTATCTGTTGTACGAATCAGCTCTTCTTTCAGTGCTGCAACATACTTATCAAGATCTTCACATTGCTTTTTTACTACCTGTGCCTTCTTAAAAAATGGCTCAGTTTTCGCCTTATCATTTTGCATTTGTTTATCAAATGCCGAATAGGCTTGCGCGTTTTTCCCCTGAAGATTCTTTACAGTAACTTCAAGGCTGTCGTTGATCGTAACGAATGCATTAATGATTTCCTTGGAGACGTTCAGGGCTAACAGAGCTGTTAACACCAGATACATCATCCCGATCATTTTCTGCCTCGGTGATAAATTTTGACCTGCCATTTCTCGTACTTAGGTTGTTTGGTTGATTGATTCTATAACGAAAAAAGTACAAGAATTATTTGTTTGCATTTTGACTCATGGCAGAAAGCATGTTGCCATAGATGGTATTGAGGGCTCCCAGATTTTTAGCGAGTTTACCCACTTCATCTTTGTAACGCTTGGTGTCTTCCACAGTATTGTTGAGGTTCGACAACAGTTCCTGAATACCGTCATAAAATTTCTTGGTATCCTTCATGCGTGTATTGGCTTCCTGCAATTGAAGTTCATACACGGCATTGAGAGCGCCCATGTTTTTACCGGCAGATTTCATTTGCTCGGTATATCCTTTCACATCATCGTGAGCAGCACTCATGCTGTTCATCGCTGTAGCAGCCTTCTCGTAAGAAGCGGTCAAAGAACTTACCTGCTTCGCAGCGGCGGTAACATTTTTTGAATACTCTTCAGTCGCCACTGCAGCATTGGAAACAGTAGCCATTTTAGCCGTGTTCTCACTCAGTGATTTTAATCCTGTACCCAGACTCTGAATCAGATCCGGACCAATCTTCGCATCCGATAATAATTTATCAAGGTGTTGTGCTACCGGATCGCCGGCCTTTGCTTTTTTGCGGTCAGCTCCCGGCTCGTGCATTCCTGCAAGCTCCGGATAAACTAATGACCAATCTACTTCTTCATGTGGTGGTTCAAATGCAGAGAAGAAGAAGATAACCGCTTCTGTAAACAGACCTACAGTAAGCATGATACCTGCACCTTCCCAGTGCTGAATTTTAAAGAGGGCGCCGACAATTACGATTGCCGCCCCGAAACCGTAAAGTTTCGCCATGAGCTGTTTGAACCCTTTCCCTTTGGTCAATTGAGCTAATCCCATGTTGTTCTCGTGTTTTTAATGGTTTTGGTTAGAATGATTTGTGTTGTTTAATCTCTTATAAAGAAAGATCAGCGACAGGTTGAAGGCCGCAGATCCTGCTTAGTTACTTTTAGAAGTCAGCTTTGTCGCGGCCAAGGAAATCCATCACACAACGGAAACCGATATAGGCTTTCGAAGTATCCTGGTATTCATAACTGCGGGTGCCGGTCTGCATAAAATATCCGACATCTTTCCATGATCCACCTCTGATCACCTTTCTTTTCAATGCAGGAGGATCGGTATCCTTTGCATCGTAAGTATAATCCGGGTTAAGGTCATGTATAAAGCTATAGGCTGATTCGTCATAGGCATTGCTGGTCCACTCTGCTACGTTTCCGGCCATGCAATACAGGCCATAATCATTCGGCCAGTAAGCGGTAGCTTTCACCGTATAGAAACCTCCATCGTCAATATAATTTCCGCGTAACGGTTTGAAGTTGGCAAGGAAACAGCCTCTGCTATTCCTGGTATATGGTCCGCCCCAGGGGTACGGGTTGTTGGCTAAACCACCACGGGAAGCATATTCCCACTCACTTTCTGTCGGTAAACGATAGTCCTGTACATAGGTCTCCTCTACATCCTCCATATAGCTACAGAGCAATTGAGTTCTCCAAACACAGAAAGCCTTCGCCTGTAACCAGTTTACACCTACTACAGGGTAATCATCATAGGCAGGATGCCAGAAATAAGCTTTTGTAATAGGATCGTTAAAGGAATAGGTATAATCATGTACCCAACTTAAAGTATCGGGATATACATTGATAATTTCCTTCTTAATATAAACGGAGCGGTCGGTTCGGCCTTGCGGACGATTGGCCAGACTTCCTGAAGCAGGATCACGGTCGCGGCTGAAGTCTTTCTGAGCAGCAGCTACCAGATCAATCCAGTAATATTCAAAGTTCAGTTTCCGTGAATCAATTTCCTTTCTGCGATAAAAACGCTCGCTTTCAGGTAGATACAACTCAGAAAGTGTTTCCACATTCTCTTCGTCGTCCCATCGGATCCGCTCATCCCAGTTGATGCGCTCTCCATACTCCCCTTCCTCGGTGAGATGATCACCACCTAGCAGACGATGTGCCAGGGAATCTCTCACCCAATACACAAACTGTCTGTACTCATTGTTGGTAATCTCCGTGTTGTCCATGTAAAACGCATGCATCGACACAGTCTTTGCCATTGCGTTTTGGGCGTAAGGAACATCCTGGTCACTAGGACCCATGTTGAAAGAGCCTTGAGGGATAAATACCATGCCATAAGGATCGGCCTGATACCATCTCTCGCGCCCTTGTACCCCCACCAATTGACCACGGTTACCGCCTCCACAACTGCTTAGTAGCAGCAGTGCGAGGGAAGCAATAATCAGGTTTTTCATGCTTTGTTCGCTTTTGGGTTCCGGAAACGTTATCATCCAACGTCGAAAACTTTGGTTTATTATGCCACGTTTCCGGTAGGATGATACGTTTGATTTCAAAGATAGTTTCTTTGTGATACGGATATCTTCTAATTATTAGAGGAATCTTACGTTTCTGATTGAAACCGGGATTCTTTTCTTGACATTGAAGCAATATCCCAACATAATTTCGTGGGATCCATCGCTGTAATCTTTTAATTCAGAAGTGGTGAAATCATAAGCATACCCCAATCGCAGATTCTCGATGAGCGTAATACCTAACATTCCAACTACCGCATCTTCATTTCTCCAGGATAAACCTGCCCAGAACTTATTATTAAAATGTGCATTGACATTCACATCAATTGTGGTGTTGTCCGTCACATTCTTTACAAATATCATCGGTTTTAAGGATACACTTGGGGTTAACTCCAGGGTATATCCGATCATTCCATAGTAATGTCTCTTGTATTCTTTTGAAAACTTATCGAGGTCCAGCTCGCTCTCCATCAAATGCGTAGAAGAAACGCCGAAGTAAAACTTTTCACTCTGGTAATATGCACCTGCTCCTAAATCAAAGGCCGTCCCGCTCACCGCGTTCTGTGGAATGGCAGGGTCATTCGCTACCCCATCAGGAGCAGTGAACTTGCCGTCAATCGTGTTCTGCAGCAAACCGAAATCTACGCCTAACGATAATTTACCGTTGCCGACATCCATCCGGTAAGCAGCAGCCAACTTCGCTGTTAATCCTTGCTCGAAACCGATTTCGTCAGTATTAATAGTTAAACCTAAGCCGAGCTTGTTATTGAATAAGGGGGCATCGATGGCCAGAACTCCGGATTTCGGGGCTCCATCGAAGCTTACCCACTGTGCCCTGTATAAGAGACTGGCACAGATCGCCTCGTTACTTCCGGCAGTGGCTGGATTTACCCACAACTTGTTAAACATGTTTTGACTGAACTGTGGGTCCTGTTGTGCAAGTGCAAGTGTGGAGATACATCCTGCTGTTATTACCGCTAAAAGTTTCTTCATACAGATAGTTTCGATTTCGGGTTCAATTGGGGGGATAAAGTAAGTAAATAATAATAACAAACCCAAAAACGAAGTTTAAGACATTTTTTTTCACCGCCGGCTTCCATTCTTGGGCGGGACTAAAATAGCTATTTGCTCATTGCAGATGTTTAATTCCGAATATTTTTGAAATGTGTTGATAATGAGAGATTAACATTCCTTATATCACTAATATTTGCTATATTTTTCGAAATTGACACCTCCTCTTCTCCCCTGATTTTCCGATTTTGTTATGAACTTGATTCAAAATAGGAACGAAATGTAAGCCATGAACCTGCTGACAAATAGCACAACGGTGATCAATATCCGTAATTATTATAAAGCTTCACCTTCTACATAAGCCCTGTAGGGGCGGTATCTCTGTAACCGACAAACGCCCCACCATCCTTACAACCGCCGGCAGCCGACTCAAGGTCGGCTGCCGGCATAAGTGGAGGAAGATGATGTCCTTTTTACAGAGATACCGCCCCTACAGGGCTTTTACATCGAAGACTTCAAGGGACATGTCTCAAGTATGACCTATCATCCGTGGGAAAACCTAAAACATCAAGTGATTTACACCATCAGGCTGATTTTTTATTACTTCTAAAACAACTCCATTTTACTGCGGAAGTCAGGAAAAAAGTTAAGTGAATTGACCGGAACCTTCTGACAGAAACTACAACGGTGATCAATATCCGTAATTATTAAAATGCCTTACCTTTCACATAAGTCCTGTAAGGGCGGTATCTCGGTCAAACCATTTTATGCACGGCATTCCACCAACGTTCCGGCACTTCATTGCTGCAGGCTTGCTGATAGTCTTTGTAGGAACAAGGGAGCAGATGCTGGCTCAGATAGCGGTTCTTCGTGCCATCAGTGGGTAACTTCATCCACCAGCGGTCACTCTTCATGCTCTTAATAAAAGTTATTTCCTGTTCCAGCTCTTCGAAAGCGACCCGGTAAGTGATGTAATTGTTGGGATTGCTCAACGGCAAATCCATTTTACGCTGTCCCATCCCTTCAAAAAAATACCATAAGGCCTGCGCATAAAGCTTCGCCGTTTGCGACTGCCGGTCGAAGGAAGGATTGTACTCATATAATCCGAGCCCGGTGCACTTATCACTCAATCCGGCATACAGCAGAATCTGACATAATTCTTCGCCGTAAAAACCATTCGGGGAGGGATTCGCATGTCCGGGAGCGTCACTTTGCCGGACAGCACTGATGTCTACTGTGATCAGATCGGCATTTCTGACGATAGGTTCTGTCTCCTGAATATCCGCCTGTACTTGTCCCAGACGATGCGTTTCGAAATGCAGTTTTTTCATGAGCGCCACATTCTCCACGCCGGTAAAATAGGTCTGGTAACCGAGATTGCTGAAATTGAAAAGATAGTTGGGTTGCTCAAGGATGATTTTCCCGAGATAGGTTTCACTATTGGTGGTCTCTTCCGGAATACCGAGATCAAACCGTGAATCGATGGAAACAATATTGATGATTTGCTCGGAAATTTTATAACCGGTATAATGTCCGTAAGTAATATCCTGGCTGCCGCCCAATATAACGGGTACTATATGTGCAGAAAGCAATTCAGTGACAACGATGGCTATGGCAGCATAGGTATCGTTCAGGCTATGACCGATCTTTAAATTGCCGAGATCAATAAAATGCAGCCCTTGCTGATGCTTCTTTAGCTTGTAAAATTGTTCTCTGATAAAATCGGGACCTTGTGCAGCACCTGCATTGCCGATACTCCCCCGCTCCTCGCCTACTCCCAAAATAGCCAGCCGTGCTCCTTCGAAAGAGGGAAAACCGGAGTCGGTGGTATAGGCCTGGACATGCTGACCTAAGGCATCAGGAGGGTAAGGACTTTTAATTCCTCTGATAATATCGGGTGAAACCGGATCGAAATACGCTTCAAGCATGTGGGGTTATTGCTGCGAAAATGGTCTTACCTTTTCTTCTTGACTGCTTTTTTTGCAGGAGACTTCTTAGCGGGCGATTTTTTTGCGGGAGATGGCTTTACAGGCGCTGCTTTTTTCGCAGGAGATTTTTTCGCGGCTGCTTTTTTCGCGGGTGCGGCTTTTGCAGGAGCTGATTTTACTGCTGCCGTTTTCTTCGCTGCCGTTTTCTTTGCCGGAGATTTTTTCGCGGCGGCTTTCTTAGCTGTCGGACGAGAAGTTGCAGCGGCCCGGGTCACCGTGGTTTCAGCAGGCTTTTTCTTCTGAAATCTTCCGCCCTTTCTTCCTCCGCTTGGCTTGGAATTCGCTGAAATTTCCAGGCAATCTTCCAGACTCAATTTCTCGGCTTCCTTATCCTTTGGAATTCTATAGTTGCCACCGTCTACAACAAGATAGGGTCCCCATCTGCCTTTCAACACCTGCACATCCGGACGATCTTTGAACACTTTAATGATCCGCTCGCGCTCTGTTTTGCGTTTTATTTCGATGAGTTCAATGGCTCTGTCGAGATCGATAGTATAGGGATCATCTTCCTTCGTGAGAGAAGCGAAGAGATTAACATGCTTTACATAGGGACCAAAACGTCCGATACCGATGGTGATATCTTCGTCCTCATATTTACCCAAATTACGCGGCATTTTGAAAAGATCCATGGCTTCTTCAAAGGTGATGGTCTCGAGGCGCTGACCGCTTCTTAATTTCGCATACTGTGGTTTCACCTCTTCATCATCATCACCGCTGATCTGCACCAGGGGACCAAATCGTCCGATACGCGCAATCACTTTCCGGCCCGACTT of the Bacteroidota bacterium genome contains:
- the gldL gene encoding gliding motility protein GldL, giving the protein MAKLYGFGAAIVIVGALFKIQHWEGAGIMLTVGLFTEAVIFFFSAFEPPHEEVDWSLVYPELAGMHEPGADRKKAKAGDPVAQHLDKLLSDAKIGPDLIQSLGTGLKSLSENTAKMATVSNAAVATEEYSKNVTAAAKQVSSLTASYEKAATAMNSMSAAHDDVKGYTEQMKSAGKNMGALNAVYELQLQEANTRMKDTKKFYDGIQELLSNLNNTVEDTKRYKDEVGKLAKNLGALNTIYGNMLSAMSQNANK
- a CDS encoding formimidoylglutamase, with the protein product MLEAYFDPVSPDIIRGIKSPYPPDALGQHVQAYTTDSGFPSFEGARLAILGVGEERGSIGNAGAAQGPDFIREQFYKLKKHQQGLHFIDLGNLKIGHSLNDTYAAIAIVVTELLSAHIVPVILGGSQDITYGHYTGYKISEQIINIVSIDSRFDLGIPEETTNSETYLGKIILEQPNYLFNFSNLGYQTYFTGVENVALMKKLHFETHRLGQVQADIQETEPIVRNADLITVDISAVRQSDAPGHANPSPNGFYGEELCQILLYAGLSDKCTGLGLYEYNPSFDRQSQTAKLYAQALWYFFEGMGQRKMDLPLSNPNNYITYRVAFEELEQEITFIKSMKSDRWWMKLPTDGTKNRYLSQHLLPCSYKDYQQACSNEVPERWWNAVHKMV
- a CDS encoding SUMF1/EgtB/PvdO family nonheme iron enzyme, with product MKNLIIASLALLLLSSCGGGNRGQLVGVQGRERWYQADPYGMVFIPQGSFNMGPSDQDVPYAQNAMAKTVSMHAFYMDNTEITNNEYRQFVYWVRDSLAHRLLGGDHLTEEGEYGERINWDERIRWDDEENVETLSELYLPESERFYRRKEIDSRKLNFEYYWIDLVAAAQKDFSRDRDPASGSLANRPQGRTDRSVYIKKEIINVYPDTLSWVHDYTYSFNDPITKAYFWHPAYDDYPVVGVNWLQAKAFCVWRTQLLCSYMEDVEETYVQDYRLPTESEWEYASRGGLANNPYPWGGPYTRNSRGCFLANFKPLRGNYIDDGGFYTVKATAYWPNDYGLYCMAGNVAEWTSNAYDESAYSFIHDLNPDYTYDAKDTDPPALKRKVIRGGSWKDVGYFMQTGTRSYEYQDTSKAYIGFRCVMDFLGRDKADF
- a CDS encoding type IX secretion system membrane protein PorP/SprF — translated: MKKLLAVITAGCISTLALAQQDPQFSQNMFNKLWVNPATAGSNEAICASLLYRAQWVSFDGAPKSGVLAIDAPLFNNKLGLGLTINTDEIGFEQGLTAKLAAAYRMDVGNGKLSLGVDFGLLQNTIDGKFTAPDGVANDPAIPQNAVSGTAFDLGAGAYYQSEKFYFGVSSTHLMESELDLDKFSKEYKRHYYGMIGYTLELTPSVSLKPMIFVKNVTDNTTIDVNVNAHFNNKFWAGLSWRNEDAVVGMLGITLIENLRLGYAYDFTTSELKDYSDGSHEIMLGYCFNVKKRIPVSIRNVRFL